Proteins encoded together in one Variovorax paradoxus EPS window:
- a CDS encoding MarR family winged helix-turn-helix transcriptional regulator, whose amino-acid sequence MRDFPDTVALRTPRSLDDLLLYRIWCAARASNSMVTRMVEGGFGITRRELGMLGVLAQVGEVTASRFAERLHLDRASASLALRSLSEKKLVERRQDTDDRRLVHVRLSPSGQQLLDDLLPRLARLNLDLLDGIDATHLEVFLDCLQRLEARGGELNAQGADSPQYRPPPVRRMQPAAETQRWGMPALQLR is encoded by the coding sequence ATGCGCGATTTCCCCGACACGGTTGCCTTGCGCACCCCCCGTTCACTGGATGACCTGCTGCTCTACCGGATATGGTGCGCGGCGCGTGCGAGCAACTCCATGGTCACCCGCATGGTCGAAGGCGGCTTCGGCATCACGCGCCGCGAGTTGGGAATGCTCGGTGTGCTCGCGCAGGTCGGCGAAGTCACCGCTTCGCGATTCGCGGAGCGCCTGCACCTGGACCGCGCGAGCGCCTCGCTGGCCCTGCGCAGTCTTTCCGAAAAGAAGCTGGTGGAGCGGCGACAGGACACCGATGACCGCCGCCTCGTGCACGTGCGCCTGAGCCCTTCGGGCCAGCAGCTCCTCGACGATCTGCTGCCGCGCCTCGCGCGCCTGAACCTCGATCTCCTCGACGGCATCGACGCAACGCATCTCGAGGTTTTTCTCGATTGCCTGCAGCGTCTGGAAGCGCGTGGGGGTGAGCTGAACGCGCAGGGCGCCGACTCCCCGCAATACCGGCCGCCACCCGTGCGGCGCATGCAGCCCGCGGCGGAAACGCAGCGCTGGGGAATGCCGGCACTTCAGTTGCGCTGA